From a single Nicotiana tomentosiformis chromosome 2, ASM39032v3, whole genome shotgun sequence genomic region:
- the LOC104108994 gene encoding transcription factor ORG2-like isoform X2, with protein sequence MMAVSSPLFSNFGVCLADPKNQEVNTIEAPVSRDGTVKKLNHNASERDRRKVFNSLCSSLRSLLPATDHTKKLSFPATVARVIKYIPDLKKDVERLTQKKEDLTLRSIPKKEYSADFNKQTIRGGIQSSLSVISANQVGNREVIIHISTLKINKSSFAEAVSELEDEGLLLLNASSFETLGDRVFYNLHFQAQGTLPINVQILRDKLLSYYEKEDKLLPPWISGFST encoded by the exons ATGATGGCAGTTTCTTCTCCTTTGTTTTCTAACTTTGGCGTGTGTTTGGCAGATCCCAAAAACCAAGAAGTAAACACTATAGAAGCTCCAGTTTCAAGAG ATGGAACGGTGAAGAAGCTTAATCACAATGCAAGTGAACGTGATCGCAGAAAAGTTTTTAATAGTTTGTGTTCTTCTCTTCGTTCTTTGCTTCCAGCTACTGATCATACG AAAAAATTAAGCTTTCCAGCCACAGTAGCAAGAGTGATAAAGTACATACCAGATTTAAAGAAAGACGTGGAAAGATTGACACAGAAGAAAGAAGATCTCACATTAAGATCTATCCCTAAGAAAGAATATTCTGCTGATTTTAATAAGCAAACAATAAGAGGAGGAATTCAGAGTTCTTTATCAGTTATCTCAGCAAATCAAGTGGGAAATAGAGAAGTCATAATTCATATATCTACTTTGAAGATCAATAAGAGTTCGTTTGCTGAAGCTGTATCAGAATTAGAGGACGAAGGACTTCTCCTACTAAATGCATCTTCTTTTGAAACTTTGGGAGATAGAGTTTTCTACAATTTGCATTTTCAG GCACAAGGAACTTTACCAATTAACGTTCAAATATTAAGAGACAAGCTCTTATCGTATTATGAGAAGGAAGACAAGTTATTACCACCTTGGATTTCTGGCTTCTCTACTTAG
- the LOC104108994 gene encoding transcription factor ORG2-like isoform X1, which produces MMAVSSPLFSNFGVCLADPKNQEVNTIEAPVSRGINIIPVHYSSSQPSIVHSEFKNFDRDHLDGTVKKLNHNASERDRRKVFNSLCSSLRSLLPATDHTKKLSFPATVARVIKYIPDLKKDVERLTQKKEDLTLRSIPKKEYSADFNKQTIRGGIQSSLSVISANQVGNREVIIHISTLKINKSSFAEAVSELEDEGLLLLNASSFETLGDRVFYNLHFQAQGTLPINVQILRDKLLSYYEKEDKLLPPWISGFST; this is translated from the exons ATGATGGCAGTTTCTTCTCCTTTGTTTTCTAACTTTGGCGTGTGTTTGGCAGATCCCAAAAACCAAGAAGTAAACACTATAGAAGCTCCAGTTTCAAGAGGTATTAATATTATTCCTGTTCATTATTCATCATCTCAGCCAAGTATCGTACACAGTGAATTCAAGAATTTTGATCGTGATCATTTAGATGGAACGGTGAAGAAGCTTAATCACAATGCAAGTGAACGTGATCGCAGAAAAGTTTTTAATAGTTTGTGTTCTTCTCTTCGTTCTTTGCTTCCAGCTACTGATCATACG AAAAAATTAAGCTTTCCAGCCACAGTAGCAAGAGTGATAAAGTACATACCAGATTTAAAGAAAGACGTGGAAAGATTGACACAGAAGAAAGAAGATCTCACATTAAGATCTATCCCTAAGAAAGAATATTCTGCTGATTTTAATAAGCAAACAATAAGAGGAGGAATTCAGAGTTCTTTATCAGTTATCTCAGCAAATCAAGTGGGAAATAGAGAAGTCATAATTCATATATCTACTTTGAAGATCAATAAGAGTTCGTTTGCTGAAGCTGTATCAGAATTAGAGGACGAAGGACTTCTCCTACTAAATGCATCTTCTTTTGAAACTTTGGGAGATAGAGTTTTCTACAATTTGCATTTTCAG GCACAAGGAACTTTACCAATTAACGTTCAAATATTAAGAGACAAGCTCTTATCGTATTATGAGAAGGAAGACAAGTTATTACCACCTTGGATTTCTGGCTTCTCTACTTAG